In Nitrosophilus labii, the following proteins share a genomic window:
- a CDS encoding GspE/PulE family protein, with the protein MIAKKIRLGDILVEERLITPEQLERALKIQKELNFTKKLGEILIEEGFVTQKELLKALSKQLKIDFIDLYGEEIDFDKLAKKYPFNLLKAANAIPFKEDEDFLYVATSDPLNYEALEHLERTISLKPIKIYLALQEDIDVIFHRIEILKQTKEIVEEVKKELRTEGAKKEGEESAVMRLILLIIKDSIVKRASDIHIEPDEKEVIVRARIDGILHENFVFDLEIYNALASRIKLLGNLDISEKRVPQDGRFSFTIEDKIYDFRLSTTPTIYGESLVMRILDRGKVLLKLEELGFEEENLNTFMELIHSPHGIILITGPTGSGKTTTLYAALNEIKNITNKVMTAEDPVEYRLPLVQQIQVNEKIGLTFAKAVKSFLRQDPDIILIGEIRDFETLNAAAQAALTGHLVFSTLHTNDAPGAIPRMVQMGLKPYLIADSLIGVVAQRLVRKICPYCKIEIKPPLKLIEKVKKYIPQNTKFYGGKGCSKCDFTGYFDRTMISEILVIDDILAKLISENANKVEIVEYAEKKGSYQPMIVDGISKVIKGITTLEEVFRVAKEK; encoded by the coding sequence ATGATAGCTAAAAAGATACGTCTAGGCGATATTTTAGTTGAAGAGAGATTGATTACGCCAGAACAGTTAGAGCGTGCATTAAAGATTCAAAAAGAGCTTAATTTTACAAAAAAACTTGGTGAAATTTTAATCGAAGAGGGGTTTGTAACCCAAAAAGAGCTTTTAAAAGCTTTATCTAAACAGTTAAAGATCGATTTTATAGATCTTTATGGAGAAGAGATAGATTTTGACAAACTTGCAAAAAAATATCCTTTCAATCTTTTAAAAGCGGCAAATGCGATACCTTTTAAAGAAGATGAGGATTTTTTATATGTGGCAACTTCCGATCCGCTTAATTATGAAGCATTAGAGCATCTAGAGAGGACTATATCTTTAAAACCTATAAAGATATATTTGGCTCTTCAAGAAGATATAGACGTTATTTTTCATAGAATAGAGATATTAAAGCAGACTAAAGAGATTGTTGAAGAGGTAAAAAAGGAGTTAAGAACTGAAGGTGCGAAAAAAGAGGGAGAAGAGAGTGCCGTAATGAGGCTTATTTTACTAATAATCAAAGACTCCATTGTAAAAAGAGCAAGTGATATCCATATAGAACCTGATGAGAAAGAGGTAATAGTAAGGGCAAGAATAGATGGTATTTTACATGAAAATTTTGTTTTTGATCTAGAGATATATAATGCGCTTGCTTCAAGAATCAAACTTTTAGGAAATTTAGATATTTCGGAAAAAAGGGTGCCTCAAGACGGAAGATTCTCTTTTACTATAGAAGATAAAATTTATGATTTTAGGCTCTCTACGACTCCAACTATTTATGGCGAATCTTTGGTAATGAGGATTTTAGACAGAGGAAAGGTACTTTTAAAGCTTGAGGAGTTGGGATTTGAAGAGGAAAATCTAAACACGTTTATGGAACTTATCCACTCTCCACATGGAATTATACTTATAACAGGTCCAACGGGAAGTGGTAAAACAACTACTTTGTACGCAGCTTTAAATGAGATAAAAAACATAACCAATAAAGTTATGACCGCAGAAGATCCAGTAGAGTATAGACTTCCCCTTGTTCAGCAGATCCAGGTAAACGAGAAGATAGGTTTGACGTTTGCTAAAGCCGTAAAATCTTTTTTAAGACAAGACCCAGATATTATCTTAATAGGCGAAATCAGAGATTTTGAAACTTTAAATGCGGCCGCTCAGGCAGCTTTAACAGGACATTTGGTGTTTTCAACATTGCATACCAATGATGCGCCCGGAGCAATACCTAGAATGGTTCAGATGGGACTAAAACCGTATCTTATTGCCGACTCGTTAATAGGTGTCGTTGCACAAAGATTGGTTAGAAAGATTTGCCCATACTGTAAAATAGAGATAAAACCTCCGTTAAAGCTTATCGAAAAGGTTAAAAAGTATATACCCCAAAATACTAAATTTTATGGAGGAAAAGGTTGCTCTAAGTGTGATTTTACAGGTTATTTCGATAGGACGATGATATCTGAGATTTTAGTTATCGACGATATATTGGCAAAACTGATTTCTGAAAACGCAAATAAAGTAGAAATAGTTGAATATGCCGAGAAAAAGGGTTCATATCAACCTATGATAGTTGACGGTATTAGCAAGGTTATAAAGGGAATAACTACATTAGAAGAGGTATTTAGAGTTGCTAAGGAAAAATAG